The genomic interval gcttcgatcctgacacacttctgttcttccacattcaccaatcgcctcatacacgcacgccggttcagagtactaaaccttttctaaggacatctccaatttggtcagagTAAATCCTTCTAGgtgttcctctgccagccctaccatcaactttcgctttactACTCAATTATggtattagaaaaatattaatttaaatttgcaGGACAGCATTCCTAGCATGCAGTGTGCAGGCCATATCGCGCAGATTTGGTACGGCCGAGCTCGCAACTGATGACCTAACTACTGAAGATATGAGGAAGCAGATGACTGATAAGGAATGGGATAAGGTAAGTTTAAAAATGCACAGGCGATAACCAGAGCATATCGCTGGCAGGGTGTTTCTATTTTGTCTACAAATCCGTCGCGGCATGATATCAATAACTTCCAGTATTGACTTTATGCATTGatatacaaattatataaaaaaatatatatattattattaactttaaaaatGCAGAGGCGATAACCGAGTGCATATCGCTGGCAGGGTGTTTCTATTTTGTCTACAAATCCGTCGCGGCATGATATCAATAACTTCCAGTATTGACTCTGCATTGAtatacataaaagaaaaaaaaatattattattaactttaaaatGCAGAGGCCATAACCGAGTGCATATCGCTGGCAGGGTGTTTCTATTTTGTCTACAAATGCGTCGCGGCATGATATCAATAACTTCCAGTATTGACTCTATGCATTGATcttcaaattataaaaaaaaatataattttattattattaactttaaaaatGCAGAGGCGATAACCGAGTGCATATCGCTGGCAGGGTGTTTCTATTTTGTCTACAAATCCGTCGCGGCATGATATCAATAACTTCCAGTATTGACTCTATGCATTGATAATCACTATTACATATTTGCCTCGCTAGAGTGGCTAAATGGCGATTCATCAGTGCAAATTCATGCATAGTTGTACAATGCGCaaccaatatatttattataggcTTTATAGCTTGTTTGCCAACAATTCGTACAATTGGCTACGTGTCAATTtttggataagtattttaaaaactacaagCGCTTATTTAATAcctcttaaatattttattttctcgaaaaagcttttataacatagataaaaacatatttttcttctaatattttttttgaccgcgaaaaATGAAAAGAGGAAGGCGAgtcctttgtccagcagtgggatcttgtaggctagattagattagttagccatttgtttgcattgcgcacttacttttatatgcgcaaatgtcaaattgcaatattggtttcttagatgaattgtgggggtgttaaaatggccatttaACACCCCCGATCgtagtttaaaccaagaaaaaaagACGTAATAGTACCTATATCTGTTTGTTtctcaaataaatactttttttttcaaccaGATATATGAGATGTCCCGCGACCGCAACCTGTACAACAACCTGATCGGCAGCCTGTTCCCGAGTATCCATGGCAACAATGAGGTCAAGCGGGGGGTGCTGCTCATGCTGTTCGGGGGAGTCGCCAAGACTACTGTGGAAGGTAATTCATCACACGTGAACAAACGTACAAAATCCTTCATTATTCAGAAAAAtatctctatctctttcttgcttCACGAGTACTTGGGAATTCCAACCATAATGGAGGAAACAAACAACCATAAAGTCAAATACCGAGCGAGACTAGAGAACCATGTCAATTCACTTGCTACTCAACTCCTACTTGTTGGTAACAACAGCAGCAGACTCAAGCGAAAGAACGTTCTTTTAACATAAGAGGACAGAAACGGGGGCCATGTAATCACAGGATTATAAACGCCCACATATCCACACCTTAAAACACCTGCTTATGGTCGAACGACCGATCGCAAGTAGAACgaaattgggaaaaaaaatatctttcttgcacttattgtaagtaaaggacGGCACTACTTTAAGAGCATTCAAATTAATATTAGCTTAAGTTTGTGTCCGCCTGATTAGgcaccttattttttttttcttttttatatagataagtgtttttgtaatatttttcagtactttatgtaagtacttagttattattgtatgtcacaacatgactaaatgtgctgagcatttcatttcatttatgttACCCCTCTATGTGTAGGCCCCCCATAATCCCTGTGTGTGATTTCCTTTTAAGCCTTATAAGCTGAtttctttgtatattttctACTCTATATCAATATTTGTAACAGGAAAGCAACACAAGAAAGCCCAGCTTCTTATCAGTATCGCACAcatgcacacgcacacgcacgcacgcacacacacacacacacacatacatacatacacacacacatacacacacactcacacacactcatacttttctttttatatttttttgttattatttttaaactacgtatatttcttattttcttaCCATAATATTGTTTTCGCACTTTAAAATGGTTGGACATCTATCACATTGTATATACGAATGTCATCAATTGTATGTACTAAACCGTGTTGCATGACGCGGTTAGGAGTGGAGGCCTGGTGACCTGTAACACAGGCTCACTGCCTAGCTCGGGCACCAGTCTGCCACAACTGAACATTtagttaatagttttatatttgccattgtcatctacttatattgtcacatttcatatttccttatgttgagttgtggtgcgaaataaagattcttattattattattacaaaacataTATATCTTGATACAACTGACAGTTCCATGTTACTCGGCCCAGTTCACCCCTTCAAGGTGTGCATATACGttagaatatttatataatgttgTTAATTTTGTTAGTGTATATGTCTAAGTGAGAGTATAATATTAAGTATCATATTGGTGAAGAAGAGAAATGAACGTGGCGAACGTAGTTTCACGATTTGTCACAAAATTGCAGtgcaaatacaaaacaaatttcatGAGTGGACAACTGGCCCACGGCCTAGAATTTCTCAGGACCAGTTGTCCACCAACCCGAGTTACTTTGATTCTCTTTTTTTCCCAGGAACGACTCTCCGCGGCGATATAAACGTATGCATAGTAGGGGACCCTAGTACAGCCAAGTCTCAACTACTGAAGCAAGTGAGCGAGATGACCCCGCGAGCTATATACACCAGCGGGAAGGGATCCTCCGCCGCCGGTCTCACAGCCGCCGTTGTCAAGGTAAGATCACTCGTGTGTCTTGTGATATCAATCAGCGATCGAAtataatagttttaggcggatgagacgttcgttatgtaaaaattgacgattcaaagtgtaactatgttacctactgaataaagatatttttgaatttgaatataaatataaacacacGGACTTACAACAAAGTGATTCCTTTAAGGGTTCCGATTTTCCTTTTGacgttcggaaccctaaaaatacataataggtaattaataactaaaataaatgaCAGATACGGCGTATATAACACAAAtaaagggtacttaagtatttaaaagtaaaaaatataatttagaataagCTTAAtcttaaaaacacaaaaactaaTCCCTAACCCTAAACCCTAAAACTCTGTACACATGTACAACACAACCTACGCCCATTTATAAGACATAATTTTTCAATAGATCACATTTGATGTTTCCTTAAGCTAATAGTTATACGGTTTAATTTTCCATGCTGGCCTCCCGTACTTTAGTAGCTTTCATTTGCACTTCATTGTACTGTATGTAGTACGCATCTGCCGATCACAGGCTAGAGACTAGGAGTCTTCTTTCGTGGCTTATAAAATCAATGAAGAACGTCACAAACTCTAGTATAGAGTGTGTACCTTCAtttaattccaaattcaaattctgaagaCCACAAATTTTCAACAGGACGAGGAGTCATTCGACTTCGTAATCGAAGCGGGCGCGTTAATGTTGGCCGATAACGGCGTGTGCTGCATAGATGAGTTCGACAAGATGGACCTCGCCGACCAGGTCGCCATTCATGAGGCCATGGAGCAGCAGACCATATCCATCGCTAAGGTAACCCCGCGATAATATTCAGGAATCTAGCTCTTCATCTTATTCAATCATTAATTGGTACTGTTCTTATATgtacattcatgagcaatataatgtacccactttaggactctgtcgcactaagatatttgacatttagtgagacttacagttcaatttgccaaaaaagttaatgtgacatggtaccaaagtgtatacatattaatgctcgtgaccgtaccacacccaggacacttcatacaaaacacctcgttttactcagacactacacattgacgtcatcgtacacgcgcatctgtgtgggtgacgtctgacgctcatacgattgaagactaaagtaagaccgaggggagtgaggtaaacctagctcagccgctggtggggagcggagagttgctgttctatacgtagtattatttcttattctatgatgtCACCTAGCGTTTATACTCCGCACACCCAGTAGTCTTATCGCTGGTATTTGCTATAATatgtacttcttctatcgtgtgggtatcGTCCGCATcaaccgccataggcccctgacatgactcatgtaacgactacgtacttacatcagcaagtagtaaccggggccaacggcttaacgtgccttccgaagcacggatcatctcacttttggacaatcaggtaatcagcctgtaatgtcctaaccaaactatggatcacaaagtgatttttgtgatttgtccccaccgagattcgaacccaggacctccgaggATCGTCCGACCgtagcacaacgctcaactactggaccaaggaggccgttatATACTGTACATAATATGTACTGGTCTAAAGGTGTGTGTAATCCAACTATAAAATAACCAAACCTCTTTCAGGCGGGCGTGCGAGCGACTCTAAACGCCAGAACATCAATCTTGGCTGCGGCCAACCCAATCGGCGGACGATACGACAGGGCAAAGTCCTTGCAACAGAACGTAGCCCTTAGCGCTCCTATCATGTCTCGATTTGATCTGTTCTTCATACTTATCGACGAGAGCAGTGAGATGGTCGACTACGCTATAGCGAGGAAGATAGTGGACTTGCACTGTAATAAGGAAGAAACTTATGATTGCGTATATTCGAGGGAAGATCTGCTTAGGTATATCGCGTTCGCGAGGTCGTTCAAGCCTATTATTACTGAGGTaagtgtgtttttattattaagttcgTAGCAGTCGTAGCACGCTCTAGTCGCGTTCATGCGCACGGTAGTCTAGGTAACGTTCGCACGAGAGTTGTGTGCGTAGCAGCTAAAGtgttaagtgacatcgtaacgaatactgagaggcatgattcagctcattattctgagttaatatcaagtggaatattccatccAAAAAGTATAGAATCGAAGATAATTTAAACaatctaaaaaaacatgaattttgcgacggaaaattgcacttgatattaactcagaatcatggtctgaatcatccccctgagtactGAGTAATAGTGagttacgatatcactagcaCTCTGTATATATTTCCACTTCACACACAAATACGATATGAAGCGGGATTTTATGTTATAtcctttatatttttgtagtaaATACTTCACaacgaacacttcatacaaatatctcaatcttaccgtgtgctgcctaacgcctaagtgcgagcgagacagtccgcgcgcgaTGCCcattactccttagcggcttaagaccatttaagactaaagtaagacccagagggggtgagatcggcgcccgatacgaattggtgtaaCTTCACTCTGTATTCTATTGTACGAGCGCAGTTTCACCCGTAAATCCCGCTTCATCGCCTCTGAGTGCGGAGGAAAcctttaagtatttaaaatcttctctcgtgtgggttgtgaggtggattaccaacctcatcaaccctggtgtcagggttactatcgagccgccaaaggcccctgatatgactccatgtaacgactacttacatctgtaagtagtaaccgagaccaacggcaacggtattaaaataaaataagttcttGTTATATAAAGTCAAACACACATCTGGCGGCGCCTCCGCACTTTCCTATggttctatccttttctgttattCAGAACCGTCAGAGGCGATAGCGTGCGTAAGCATGCGTGCGCGCGCTTAAACACGCAATAGGATGCTTACGCTCGCGTAgaaagcaataaaaaatattcaattgtAATTGTTCAACccttatttaaattttgtatatGTATCAACAGGATGCCGGTAAACTACTAGTGGAATACTACACAGTACTGAGGACACGCGATGGCAGCGGCGCTACTGGGGGCGGGTCGTGGCGCATCACTGTGCGACAACTCGAGTCTATGGTGAGTtacatttgccatgtacctagttgcgtctcttttgtaacatcatcatcagccgtacgacgcccactgctgggcataggcctcccccaaggatctccacgacgatcggtcctgcgctgcccgcatacagcggcttcccgcgaccttcaccagatcgtcggtccaccttgtagcgggcctacccgaGCGtcatccgacacgtggtcgccattctatagaacctttccgccccatcagCTATCGGTTCTCATcgctgtgtcctgcccactgccacttcagctttgcaacaTTCTCTTTTGTAACATTCTCTTTtaatttggtgcaataaagtatatatgatATTGAATGCACTCCACCACATAAAATTTAGGCGGCGAGGGTTGTGGTGCCGCCAAACGTTTAAGGGTACCATCACCATTGGCCATATACGTCTATTTCAGAAGATTTATGACGTCaatgcctcgaagaaatgcactttcatggctgtgcaagccaatggGTAACGAACAGTGCATATAccctatttaataatataaagtagCATGATTAGAATCGTGGTTGAAGATGGCGTGATGATCTTGACTGTTATCGGAAATTCTGGACGGAGCTCGCACGGGACGGGACTTGTGGAAAGGTCTGacagaggcctttgcccaacaggGGTATCAAGTGGGCTAATAATAATGACAGTcggacagagatatagtacaccgcctagtgcgaaagagacgagagatatgtcatTCCAATCACGCTAAACGAAACATGATTAGATCACActccaacttgtggctagcgggatACTTTACCTTAGTTTAATAGCtaccagtccagcatagaagtgACGATAAactattcagtttttttttaaataaggagTGTTTGAATGGTTTTTTACACAGGTGCGACTTGCGGAAGCGATGGCGAAAATGCACTGCAGCGGACACGTCACACCACAACATGTACACGAAGCTTACAGGTTTGTAGCTGTTTCTAAAATCGACCTAAAAACTCAAAACATAAGAAATTTTGGAAAGTGTATTTTAGCTACTCAAAGTAGTTCCAACTACTTCAGAGGGATTGTAAAAGGACCACATGTAAGCAGTTTATCTAAAATGCAATAATGCTCCGCTCAAGTAGTGAATGCGATCCCAAgctttacaataagtcacgtcaaaaagtaaGTCGTCCTATATTATGGACACCTTTTGCGAGAACTAACTATAGGCATAATACCTACTTGATACGATATATTGACAGTTTTAACGGTTTACCACCTGAGTACGatgtggggggttaaaaaggccacatcaaaaaaagcaatattgcaatttgacatttgtgcatataaaaaagtgcccaatgcaaagaaatgtcaaatagcaatattgttttttttttagatgaattgctttgatgtagccttttttaacccccctggagctgttttgttctaaagtttccatgatgcgacaaaaaattgcGAAAACTTTCTTTGTGACACAATTGACTTAATAGCCCTAGTTTGGGAATTTCGAATGtttgtaatttacttaattagactgtaaaagggtaaataacttaaccgctattaggtggagacttataattagcctttagttgaTGTCTGCTAGTTATTTTAAACAACgcatatggccgtaagtcttctgTTCAATGCCGGCAAAAAGACTATGAAACAATTTATCGGCTAGTGGAGAAACGCCTTCAACTTAAATATATCGTTTCAGATTgctaaataaatcaataatccGAGTGGAGCAGCCCGACATCCACTTGGACGAAGACGAGCCCCAGCTGGAGCCGAGCATGGACGTCGACCAGGACCTGCCTAATGGCACGAACGGCACAGGTCAGATATAACGTAAAATCCatgctaatattataaacaggaaagtgtatatgtgtgtctCTGTTTGCctgtctttcacggcaaaacgggaattgacgtgatttttttaagtgCAGATAGTTGAATGGATAGAGAGTGACATAGgatactttttgtctctttacaccccccccccccccctctctctctcacacatacACTCTTCCTTAAAATGGAGGGGTGGAATTTCGTATAGAGCATTCCACAATTTTCAATATAGAAAGCCAAAAATTGGTATGcagactatttgtgactaacaaaaaatttatacattaggaaagggaacAATGTTACCCCAAATTTTACGCGAGCAAAGCCGCGGGCAATAGCTAGTAAAGGTCACTTCACTGAGTGATTCACTCATTACGAAATCTCATAAACTACACGTGCTAAGAGTCTCCtttgcatgggggttcctttAACGACGTCggtgctcactaagacaggatgttgcgaaattcaacccctaaggggataaaaagagatggcaaagtttgtatgaaactataataaatagggtttcacgcgaacgaagCCGCGGGTAACAGCTAGTATTTTTGTTTGTCAATATTCAGTATAAGCagcatgaaatattttattttcttgtgcCTGGAGATGCAATACGGGCAAttaaaaccatttttttttaatccagaaAACGGCCACGAGAACGGCGACTCGGCTCCTAAGAAGAAATTAACCCTGTCGTTCGAAGAGTACAAGTCCCTGAGTGACATGCTCGTGGTATTCATGAGGAAGGAAGAGGCGGATTCTGAGACAAGAGGTACGTTATATTTGAAGTTatataaggtgttagtgacatcgtaacgaatactgaggggggtgattcagaccatgattctgagttgataccaagtggaatttcctgtcggaaatttcatgaaaatatgaatgtatttttcatacttttgcgacggaaaattctacttgatattaactcagagttttcgttacgatgtcactaacaccctgtataaagcaGTATTGATATTCGCGAGCCGTTTTCCGCAACGCGGCGTCTGAACGCCTGAGCGCCGCGCGTTATGTGTGAGAAAGGAGTGAGTACTGAAATGACAACTGACACAAATGGATGGAAAAAATATGTAGAATACCAAccatagggtggtattaataaactaatctcagttgagactccctcaagatcatgctcaagtttgtttttatataagaactgtcacaccCCACTTGGAGTGAGATAAGGACAGAAGGATGATGTATCTGTCTCGAAGTTCTTCCGATCAATACTCCATTTAATCTTATTTTCTGCCACCAGGGGAAGAAAGCTCGGGCATGCGCAAAAGTGCAGTAGTGAGCTGGTATCTAGAACAGCTGGTGACGCAGGGAGCGATAGAGAACGAAGATGAACTGGTGGAGCGGAAGACTCTCGTCGAGAAGGTCATCGACCGGCTTATGTACCATGTAAGTTACTACCGTttttaggtacagtcatgagtattatcatgtacccactagaattctgtcgcactatcatattttacttaacagcctccgtggtctaatggttagagcgttaggttcacgatctggaggtccgggttcgattcccgatggggacattgtcgaaatcactttgtgagactgtattttgtttggtaagaactttaaaaaagtaagatgattccgtgcttcggagggcacgttaagacgttggtcccggtgctattagccgtaaaaacacctccaccaacccgcattggagcagcgtgatggagtatgctccatacccccttcggttggttggaggcctgtgcccagcagtgggacgtatataggctgtttatgttatgttacgagacttacggtttaattcgtaaaaaaagttaatgtgacatggtatcaaagtatacatattagtactcgtgaccgtaccgcatagagcaacacggacctccgcgccGTACCGTGATGGATGTTCAGAGAACACGTGACTTGCATCCTAATGTCACGGGTGAAATCCCAGCTCAGGCTCTAAACTACCATTGTTCAGACCATTGTTCTGAAtaatcaagtggatttttcccgtcgcaaaagtatgtaactgaaaataattaaaaaaaaaacacattttattaattttccgacatgaaACTCCACATGATaccaactgagaatcatggtctgaatcatcccccaaagttttcgttacgatgtcactaacacccatacatatcCGAATGGCTACCTATAAGTACTTGtacatggtgtaagtgacatcataacaaatactgaaggggatgattctcAGTTACTAAGTGAAATTTTCGCATCGCAAAAGTGTTGAATTGAAAAATCATgactttcgcgacggaaaattccacttgatattaactcagaatcatggtctgaatcatccccctcagtattcggtacgatatcactaacatcctgtataattatAAACTTCTACCTACCCAAGTTACTGAGCAAGAAATAATGTTTCTTATGATACTACTATGGTATCACATATCATGGAAAGCGTGACGCGAAAACTACCGCGTGTTTATTATACCCGTGGTTTGCATTATACCAACTTATCAAGTATCGGCACATAATTCTCCTTAGCGAAGTGAGCTATCGCCATTTGACAGTGAAGAAAATTGCCGAATAAACCATTATGCAATACTTAACCAGTAACCAACAATTACACTCTATAAACTtctaaataattgttttttatataattcCAGGATCAAGTAATAATCCCTCTGTCCACAACCGGGTTGAAAGCGTCACAGAAGTCTTCAGACCAAGAGGTGGAAGACGACCCACTGTTAGTGGTACATCCCAACTATGTAGTAGACTCGTAAGCTAACATTCCTGATTAGTTTGTAAGCCTTGATGCCTTTCTATGAAGTATTAAGTGTGTACTAATAAatcacttgattttttttttatgatcgTTTTGTTTAAGCCTCGTATCCACTAGGCTACAATTAACGCGCAACGTgtaacgctcaacatgtacggcaacgttgcacaacagcgcgacgacgttgccagctgaagcaaCATGCCGCGCGGCATGTTTGTTTAGAGAACATCGTTAGTTGAtcatcaattgttgtcgactggagacgtgacgcgcaacaacactagttcctctggcaacatgttgtcgacgacattaaattgacgtgtattaAATGCAAGTTCCGCGCTAAGTTTCAACACGTTGATCAATATGTCGCACAATGTCATGTTGCCAAGTGGAAACGCAACGGTAGCGGCTGCATATCGCGCGCGAATGGTGTATTCACTACCTTGTAACACGTAATATAAGAGAGACAGCAACGCATTACATggcttagtgcgaaagagatattttattcacaaacactacacattgacgttatcgtccacgcgcatctgtgtgtatgtgtgtgtgtgacgtctaaggCCTATACGATTgcaaactaaagtaagacttgggggggggggggggtaacgGAAACGTAGCTCACCCGCTGCGCGCTAGTGCCGCGCAGTctgtctctctcgcacttacGAGTTTGGTTAGGCACACGGTAAAAagtagatttttgtatggattatCCGGGGTGTGTGATTTGGGTATGTttcaaacaaaataacaaatcTTGGTCATACATAAGTGTTAAAATCGAACAGTATGATAATATATCAGataatagctctttttattTCATTCAGTAACAAAGTATCCATTCACTTAAAACTTAACGAAAACATGGGTCTTTAAAACTTATAAATCTATCAACATCTTTCGAACACTTTATACAAATCGGACAAACTAGCTATTTGCAATATAGCACCGTTGCTAACAAAACTAGTAGGCGGTAAGAAGTACCTTCTTATAGCTGGGAATATAACATGTTCCTGCTTCCAATGCTCGGTTTTCATGACTTCAGGATTAGTGTCGGGGTTGGGTTGGGAGTAAAATATAGCAGTTTGTCTACTGAAAGAGTCGAAGCATTCTTTCTCACTGTCCCAGTTGACTTCTGTCACTAGACGAACGAGGTACGTCGGTAGAACGCCCATGAAAGGTGTGTGGCCATCTGAAGAAAAAAGTTAGTTTTTAAATGTTAAAAGAGTTTTTTGCGGTAtgcaggatgttagtaacatcgtaccgaatattAAAGGGTGATGTTTCAgtttatgattctgagttaataaatatcaaataaataatagaattttccgccgcaaaattcatgttcttgtttttttaattccatattttgcgatggaaaattccacttgatatgaactcagaatcatgagcttaaGGTCTAGTAGTATTTACCTAATAGAAGCGGTAACGCTAGAAGTTCGCCATCAGCATTCATTTCCAAGGAGAAGTATTCGAACAGCATGGCTCGCTTGTTGACTAGCATCTCTGTCATCTGCTGCGCCATCTCGCGCATATCACCTGTtgaaaacataatatagcatcacgcttgtatcacTTCaccattatcagccgtacgcccactgctgggcataggcctcccccaaggatctccacgacgatcggtcctgtgctgcccgcatccagcggcttcccgcgaccttcacaaGATCGTCGGTTCACCTTGTAGCgggacacgtggtcgccattcgagaacctttccgccccagcggccatcggttctcctcgctatgtgtcctgcccactgccacttcagcttggcaattctccgagctatgtcggcgactgatctcctcatttctgattcgatcgagccgGGAAATACTTACGAgctctaaaataataatttacataaatcTTCTCCCTGAGgcgcagggtgcggggcagcgACAACATATACCTGAGCGCGATAACCGAGAGGGTTGACTGCCCTATCACAGTGCACTGGACGAAGGTACTTGAAAAATAGATATTGGCTACTGTTACTTTACCAACATAGTTTATAAGCGCCTTTTTTCTTACTAACATGGAGTATAAtcttaaataaatgtaataataataataaatacctaattcaGGGTTCCATTCATCAGATGAACTGAGACCCAGCATGAATAACTCCTCTAAAGGGAGAGGGTTAGATAGCTTTATCAGGCCAAAGTTTTGGAAATCATACAGCAAGGTTTCATAAAATAGTTCTTCcctgaaaaacaataattttgttaagtttggtgcgagaaagtata from Pectinophora gossypiella chromosome 22, ilPecGoss1.1, whole genome shotgun sequence carries:
- the LOC126377019 gene encoding DNA replication licensing factor Mcm6 → MDVADTYATQNQVKDEVGVRCQKLFQDFLEEFKEDNEIKYEKNAKELQKPELSTLEVSFDDVEKYNQNLATTIIEEYYRIYPFLNLAILNYVRSLADSGMKKDLQDKECYVSFVDVPTRHKVRELTTAKIGTLIRISGQIVRTHPVHPELVLGTFVCLDCQTVIKNVEQQFKYTLPTICRNPVCANRRRFMLDTDKSVFVDFQKIRIQETQAELPRGCIPRSLEVILRAEAVESVQAGDRYDFTGTLIVVPDVGALSMPGAKAELTTRTRQGNDGQMEGIKGLKALGVRELHYKTAFLACSVQAISRRFGTAELATDDLTTEDMRKQMTDKEWDKIYEMSRDRNLYNNLIGSLFPSIHGNNEVKRGVLLMLFGGVAKTTVEGTTLRGDINVCIVGDPSTAKSQLLKQVSEMTPRAIYTSGKGSSAAGLTAAVVKDEESFDFVIEAGALMLADNGVCCIDEFDKMDLADQVAIHEAMEQQTISIAKAGVRATLNARTSILAAANPIGGRYDRAKSLQQNVALSAPIMSRFDLFFILIDESSEMVDYAIARKIVDLHCNKEETYDCVYSREDLLRYIAFARSFKPIITEDAGKLLVEYYTVLRTRDGSGATGGGSWRITVRQLESMVRLAEAMAKMHCSGHVTPQHVHEAYRLLNKSIIRVEQPDIHLDEDEPQLEPSMDVDQDLPNGTNGTENGHENGDSAPKKKLTLSFEEYKSLSDMLVVFMRKEEADSETRGEESSGMRKSAVVSWYLEQLVTQGAIENEDELVERKTLVEKVIDRLMYHDQVIIPLSTTGLKASQKSSDQEVEDDPLLVVHPNYVVDS